GGGTAAGCGCTGTGACTCTTTGTATTACTGCCACCATAGTCAATTAGGTCCACATGCCACAACAGACCTATTCTACAGGAGGCCTGTGGGCCAACTGCAGCCCTTTAACAGACTCATTCCGAACCTTTCAACATTTCATTAATAGGCTAATTAGCCCATTTATTAGTCATGTCTGTCTCTAAGCACAAAATCCTCTCATTTGATTTAAACGTTTTAACCCAGGTAGGTTTAACGGAGCTCCATGTAACAATCTGTAGCGAGTTGCAGGTCTTAATCACATTGTTATTGTccatatgtgagcagatgtATAGTGACTTGAAATATTAGACCTTGCCCGTGTCTCTCTGTTACCTATACGAGGGTGTGGATGATGAAAGttgtatttctttgtgaaggactcatGGTGACTTGTGCAACTACAAGTGGTCACGTCTGCAACAATTACATGGGTTTCgcacacccacagacacacttGGCaaattcccccccaaaaaaagaacaaagttCCAACTGATTGCTGACTAAAGCCTTATTTatctgtttcactttcattccATCTTTCACTATACTTTTACATTAATTCTCTCTCAATACTGCTTTCAGTCAACTGATTTTATTgatgcacacaagcacacagagcAAAAgggcaaaaaacacaaagtcattGCAGGGCTGGACATGGCTGCGAGATATTTTCAAACTGATTTTACTATCTTTAAACAACTTTTAAGGCATTAAATCGACTCCCTAAGCTCATCTAACCTACCCTTGCTAGACGTACCCAGGCCAAAGGCTGGTGATCAAGGGTGACCAGGATTTTGCCATCAGAGCTCAAAAGCTCTAGACTTCCCTGCCCAACATCCCcagtttttttgtaatttcttaAAAATAGATTTCTGTCGGAAAGCCTTTCTGATGGCTGACCTGTAAATTCTACACCAGTGTGTTTTACGTTTTATTTGCTCTCATCTTTAACTATGGTGGCCTATAtacttaattttgttttattctactGTATTCTGTGAAGCTTATTTTAACCTGTATATATCTAAACAACCTTGTTTAGATAAGTGATATCTAATAAAATTATCatgattatttaattattacGGTAAATATTTCCAGATTTTCCTGACTTGAGGGCTATATTTACTGTCCTAAATATATTCAGATTCGGACATTTTAACTATGCTTGTCATCTTATTATAAATGAATTCTACTGAAGTGTTTATAAGCAAGATAACACTAATGTTTGTGCACAACACTACAGGAGTCTCACAGCGATCAAGCAGTGTCAGAGGAGAGGTAACAGCAGGAGGAAGGGAGGCGCTAGACTGCAGTTAGTTCGCAGGGACATCACCTGTTCTAACTACGTACACGCTACAAGTTTTCCATTTATATTGTTCACAAGGACATGTGCGGCAGAATGACTGTAATTGGAGCTGTTTGATTAACAATGGTTACAATAACGCCGAACAGCATCATCAATGGGTGACATGTTCATTTTGCTAAGCTAACGTCAGTCCCTCCACTAACGTTACCGCACCATCGAAACGGTAGGTGTCGTGTACCGATGGCGATTTAAATTACAGCACAAAAAGTTTTTAACTATCGTTTCCCTCCGTTTGCGGAACGGCTGAACACATAAGATAGACGGATAGAGCCAATGTTACATGTTACCGCCCTTCTCCGAGCCTGAATGAGTGGACGGAGTGTATTTCACACGGACTTTTCTTCCAAGAGTAACGTTAGTCTGCGCCATTTTCGACAGAGTTGTGTCACTGTTAGCCAACATGATGTGAAGCTAACGCCAGTGCTAACAGTGGATAGCTAACACATTCATTTTGCATGCTATGTGGCTCATTCTTGACTCACACCTCAATGAAATAAGCAAAACTCTTACCGCTCCGGATCCAGAGGAAAGCTGAAAAGTGGAGTGGAGTTTTCGGATTCCTCTTGCTTGTAATCACAGTTCGCTGCGGCGCAGCAGTCAGTCATTTTGGACTGCAATGTAGCTAGCTAGCacgctagctagcttagctggcGGTTGCAAGCTGGCAAGCCTACTGTGAGAAAACCTGCAGGAGAGTCTACAGAATCATGCCTGAGGCAAAACCTGCAACCGACACAGTTGAGTTTCAATGTTATTTTCGCTTAATGTCTCTTCGGCCAACTAAAAAACCTACTCATTACATGCTTTCAAAAGTTGATGTTGCGTGATGAGCCAAGAGTCACCGAAAGCGTGTTATCCCATCAACCAGGAACTAGACTGTGCAGTACAAAATGTtctccagcagagggcagaatGGCACCGCCGGGCTCGAACAAAGAGTTTCATTGTCAAGATAATTCACATCATATCCACCGAGCAAAGGTGCCTCGAAAAGTCCAACGCTTTTATGACGACTATTTTCTGTTCCGGTATGACAAGACAGAGCTTACTTTATTGTTATGCATGTTAATGTACACATCAGCTTATATGCAATCACTAATAAATTAACTGGCTGTAGCCATGCTCTATTTTGGCTGTTTAAGACACACCATAATATTGTCTGgacataaatgtttgtttttttcattaaactGCTATGCATGGCAGATGTCTTTTAATTAAGAGTCATGATCAGAATTAATTTCTAATACCATATCTAACCTCACACAGAAGCCTTACAGGACAAGGCTTTCACACTTACTTTGATAGCTTCAGCTGCAGTTTTGCTCTTGTTTTGACTTGATACTCTCTGATTTGGATTAGCTGCTTCCTCTTCACACTTTGTAAAATCAGATTTGATTCATGTTGTTCTCACTGTTGACCTCACATGTTTATATCAACCCTGCATGCACATACCTATCACCTATCATCACCTGGCACTACTGTATCTTTGCAttgtatatgtattttttgtattttgtgcaaTCTGTTAAATGATATATATGCTACCATGTGCCTTTGCAGAAAAGAACAATGAGTACACTGTTCGAAACATCCAGTGAGGAATAAGTGTATACTCAAAGATGTCTTTTTCTAATTAGAATATTTCAGATATAAAGGTTTTTAGAGGAGAAATGTCTTTATATAAACATGTGCTACATAAATAATTTCACCCTCTTACAATGACAAATGGAGAACATACAGGAGATGGCCTAAAGCGTTGTTGTTCCGAGCCGTGGAACTGGAACACATGATGAATGATAAATAGCATCATCTGTGTTATTGATCACAGCTGTGCTTTTCTTGTTAtgatcattaaaaatgtatacagtGGAAATTCAGGCAACAATCAATCAGGTTAATAATTTGATAGCTTTATTGTATAAAAAGTAAGCTAAGGAACCCAAATTCTAGAAAATTATTTGTAAAACCTACAAGGCCTATTAGGCACATGTATTGAGTTATTCATTAGATggatgatataacagctgatcACGGCTCCCCTCTGACACATAGAAGGTTAACGCAATTCAAAAAATCTTTCAACTGGAGACAAACATCCTAAAGAAAAGGGACGGAGACCAGAAACCATTCAACtacaaaaatgtaactttgatCTTGGAGGCATGTTCATAAAAGTAATCTTAATATTGTCCACTGCAGATTATTTCTAGACTTAACATAAGAATATCACATTTCACTGATACCAAACACTGTACTGAAGTTTGTGTTTCTGAGCAGACATCGACTCAGCTTTTTAGTCATAAACATTAACTCCGTAATACAGACATAATACCTTACATGCAAGATGGATAGTCATCTTCATTCTACCCAACAATTGTGAGCCTTATTCACACTTATTTGTCATGATCTCCCACTCACAatgtaacagaaaaaaactcaaatagAACTCAGTATTTAATTGTCACGGCACATCTCTAACACAGATATTTTAGGCACAGCCCAGAGATGCTTATTGCCCGTCATATTTACTTTGCACCAGTCATGGTTCTAAATCTCAtttggaagaaaaataaaatctgctTAAATCCAGacagaaatacaaatatacatttctaaattaaaaattgTCAGCAATCAAATTATAGCTAATAAACAGGGCAGGTAAAAAGAGATTTCATTGTCTTATCAAAGAAATAGTCTCATGTTTTTAAAGCTATTGTATATTGAAATCAGCCCTCTTTTGCTCAATACATCTTAGCCTTGATATTAATattcaaaaatgtgaaattatccATTATTTTACTGGCACTGGCTGGTAAATGTCAGTTATTGGTATCggctgaaaaaaaatccatgttgTGCATCACAGCATCagcattttgagttttgcaGTAGACCATGTTTCAAAACAGATAGAGTAGAATGATGACCACAGAGATGTATTGAAACCAAGACACCAACTTTTTTATTAACTTACTCAGGAAGGAATTATAGCTTAGTCCCCCTTCTTcaatttttaaatgtcagcacAACATTGGATGACAGTAATATGTAGCTCACATAACTAACTCACactcataaaacaaaacaatttgcaACTTCTTTTCAACAAAGTAGATAATGAATGGTCTTTGATACGAGGCATCAGGACTCATTTCCAACCTGGGAAATTTAAAGCAGTCAATACTTTacccaaaacacaacatgaagacaCCAAGAACACCTAagaacaacagcaaaaacaaaattaatgtCTGGTATTTATTACTCAAATAATGTTACTTTGCAGTACAGTTTATGCTTCATTCacattcttttaatttttttaaaaagcgtaAAAGAAGCTACTTCCATATGAACGCTatatagtaaaaaataaaacaaagaagaggATGTTTATCTCTTCAAGATAACTCAGTCTGCATGACTCATTGACAAAGCTGTGGATCGTCTGTCTGTAAGCTTAGCTACCATCTCATAACTGACTATGACGCCTCCGCCCTGTCAGGGTATGTCTTCATGTAGACCTCCACTACTGCATCCAGATCATAGCCAACATCATAGTTAACGTTCAAAAGAGCGAGACTTTTTGATTTGAATCTCTCAGGCGTGTTCTCCATGTACATCTGGAAGCGCTTGTACGCCACATCAGAGCTGTCCTCCAGAGCCAAGGTGGGCAGGATGCCGATCAGTCTCAGAACCGCGAGCATGTTTGGGAAGAACTTCACGTCGGCCAGCTGCAGGGTTTCTTGGAGATTGGAGGGAAATGTTTCACCTTTGCCCTTTTTGCTATATTTAACCCACCAACAGTGCAGCTCGGCAGACAGGGTTCCTGCATTAGGGATGTCGTTTTTATACACTTGGATGCTCTCTTCCTCGGGTTCAGTAGACTTGTGCTGCTCTATGACAGCAGGGATCAGTGACAGACATCTCAGAGCCTTCAGGTGGTCCTCGCTGAAGAGTTCATTCAGTTCTTTGATGACATGGTTCACCACGGGAACAGACAGGTGCTCCTTGTAGTAACTCTCTGGTTGAATGGCTCCTGGTTCTGACTGATGCTTTCTCAAGAATGCTCGGGGAACCGTCACAGGGATCTCCATAGCTGTGGCTAGGTTAATGGCCTCATCGTTCCAGAACTCATTGTACACGTCAATGTTGTCCGACACTTCCTTCAGGGAGTGCAACACAGCTTTCAAACTGGTTGCGGCAAAGTAGGCATCAGCTGCTTTCCCTTGCACATTCTCTCCAAATGCTCGTGTCAGTGTCGTAATGTTTTTCAGGACAACCAGCGCCATGACAAACTCAAAATCAGCCAGTGCTTTAGAAATCTCTAAAGCGTTGTGTGTGACTTGATCATTCCACCTCATGTCCTCGTTGTCATGTACGCTGTCCACACAGAGTAGCAATGCCTCTAGGATTTCCATTGCGACCTCGAACGCATCATGCCGTCTGATCCAGTTGGTTTGACAGATCGTTTTCAGTTCCTTGGCTTTCTCCTCTTTGTCTGCATAGAAAACGGAAATGGCATGCTCCAACTCCAACTGCAGTACAGACGACTGACTGAAGAACAACTGAATCTTTTTCAAGGTTGACATGACAAGCTGAACCCCTGACAAAGCCATGCTGTTTGCCAGTGACACGTTCAATGTATAAGTAGATCTTAATGCAAGCACTGCCATGGGGTACTTCTCCATCAGTTTGGcagcaaatgtttttattttaccaagATGTATCCCAGAGCACGAATGGGCTTGACCTCTACACTGTTCCATATCCAAGCCCCATTTGTCAGTCAGTTCAGACAGCAGTTTCTCTGCTAAGGTCTCTCCGTCTCCTTCGAAGGACAACAATCCAAAGAACCTCTCCTGCTGGCAGTTAGCCTGGTCCACATAACGGAGAAAGACGGGGAGGTACCACTCTCCTGAGATCTGCACCAAATCATCAGTAAGTAATGAGAAAAAGCCATTTTGTTTGACTTCCTCCACCAGCTTACTGTGGATGCATTTCTCAAACACCTCAATCATCTGAttgagctgagctgaggagcAGCACTCCTTATTCTCATCGAACTTCGACTTAAGGACTTCATCTCCACTATTCATGCGGTATTCTAACAATGCCTGAAAGCTGCTGGACCCAAGACCATCCTGTTTATTCTCACTGGGTCCTGTCGGGGGAATGTTTTGCTCTCCCAACAGCGCAAGGACCTCAAATAATGACTTGAGA
This genomic window from Sparus aurata chromosome 13, fSpaAur1.1, whole genome shotgun sequence contains:
- the thap12a gene encoding THAP domain containing 12a → MQNRCAVPNCTSGKFEPQPLFRFPYDQERSKKWVEKCQRQDLADKSPDQLFKYYRLCGKHFETSSILRDAQSTVLKDDAVPTIFDVPSQPQNGQVKRGKEATKDDKMESKGRKKIKKSQAETATEDVQAPPEEDGVKEYLKSLFEVLALLGEQNIPPTGPSENKQDGLGSSSFQALLEYRMNSGDEVLKSKFDENKECCSSAQLNQMIEVFEKCIHSKLVEEVKQNGFFSLLTDDLVQISGEWYLPVFLRYVDQANCQQERFFGLLSFEGDGETLAEKLLSELTDKWGLDMEQCRGQAHSCSGIHLGKIKTFAAKLMEKYPMAVLALRSTYTLNVSLANSMALSGVQLVMSTLKKIQLFFSQSSVLQLELEHAISVFYADKEEKAKELKTICQTNWIRRHDAFEVAMEILEALLLCVDSVHDNEDMRWNDQVTHNALEISKALADFEFVMALVVLKNITTLTRAFGENVQGKAADAYFAATSLKAVLHSLKEVSDNIDVYNEFWNDEAINLATAMEIPVTVPRAFLRKHQSEPGAIQPESYYKEHLSVPVVNHVIKELNELFSEDHLKALRCLSLIPAVIEQHKSTEPEEESIQVYKNDIPNAGTLSAELHCWWVKYSKKGKGETFPSNLQETLQLADVKFFPNMLAVLRLIGILPTLALEDSSDVAYKRFQMYMENTPERFKSKSLALLNVNYDVGYDLDAVVEVYMKTYPDRAEAS